A genomic window from Thermoanaerobacterales bacterium includes:
- the minD gene encoding septum site-determining protein MinD, which yields MSEVIVVTSGKGGVGKTTATANIGTGLADLGHKVCLVDADTGLRNLDVVLGLENRIVYDLTDVVSGNCRLRQAIIKDKRLEGLHLLPTAQTKDKSAVNPEQMKEVCRELREQFDYVIIDSPAGIEQGFRSAIAGADRAIVVTTPEVAAVRDADRVIGLLEAAELRDPKLIINRLRPQMVARGDMMSIDDIIDILAIDLLGVIPDDEQIVVSTNRGEAVVLDDRSRAGRAFKNIVMRILGEPVPLMDLEEHPGLLGRLRKIMGLR from the coding sequence ATGAGCGAAGTTATTGTCGTGACTTCGGGCAAGGGAGGGGTGGGCAAGACCACGGCCACGGCCAACATCGGCACCGGGCTTGCCGATCTGGGTCATAAAGTTTGCCTGGTGGACGCCGACACCGGGTTGCGCAATCTTGACGTCGTACTGGGGCTCGAGAACCGCATTGTTTACGACCTGACCGACGTCGTGAGCGGCAACTGCCGGCTGCGCCAGGCCATCATCAAGGACAAGCGGCTCGAAGGCCTGCACCTGCTCCCTACGGCCCAAACCAAGGACAAGTCGGCCGTCAACCCCGAACAGATGAAAGAGGTCTGCCGGGAACTTCGGGAACAGTTCGATTATGTGATCATCGACAGCCCCGCCGGGATCGAGCAGGGCTTTCGGAGTGCGATCGCCGGGGCGGACAGGGCCATTGTCGTAACGACGCCCGAGGTCGCCGCGGTCCGGGACGCCGACCGGGTGATCGGGCTCCTGGAAGCCGCCGAGTTGCGCGATCCCAAGCTGATTATCAACCGCCTGCGGCCCCAAATGGTGGCCCGTGGGGATATGATGAGTATCGACGATATTATCGATATCCTGGCCATTGATCTCCTCGGCGTCATCCCCGATGATGAGCAGATCGTCGTCAGCACCAACCGGGGTGAAGCGGTGGTGCTCGACGACCGGTCCCGCGCCGGGCGGGCTTTTAAGAACATCGTGATGCGCATCCTGGGCGAACCGGTGCCCCTGATGGACCTTGAGGAGCATCCCGGCCTCCTGGGGCGGCTGCGGAAGATTATGGGCCTGCGCTGA
- the minC gene encoding septum site-determining protein MinC: MALQLFDGVNEPRTVVMQRTLRSGQCVRFNGNVVILGDVNPGAEVTAAGNVVVMGVLRGMVHAGATGDPNAVVVAFRLQPTQLRIADYIARSPDGEFGGPERPEIARVKDGTVTIEAFPPGGERQG, translated from the coding sequence ATGGCATTGCAATTATTCGACGGAGTAAACGAACCGCGGACAGTCGTTATGCAACGCACCTTACGTTCGGGTCAGTGCGTGCGCTTTAACGGCAATGTGGTCATCCTTGGGGACGTCAACCCGGGCGCCGAGGTTACGGCGGCGGGTAACGTGGTCGTTATGGGTGTCCTGCGGGGGATGGTCCATGCCGGCGCCACCGGGGATCCGAACGCGGTGGTTGTCGCCTTTCGGCTGCAACCTACCCAGTTGCGCATTGCAGATTATATCGCACGCTCACCGGACGGGGAGTTCGGCGGCCCCGAGCGGCCCGAAATCGCGCGCGTCAAAGACGGCACAGTAACCATCGAGGCCTTCCCGCCGGGCGGGGAGCGGCAAGGGTAA
- the mrdA gene encoding penicillin-binding protein 2 — MDKRKHLQRKSNVLIAFIAVLFLVLLGRLAYLQIYETEHYRTLARENSMRLITIPAPRGEIFDRNGKKLVGNRPLYSVSLINVGLSDEELNRVIDRLSVILGKDRVEITRLVDEGALRRFEPVRVAKDVPLDVVTRIEEERMELKGVVIDTTPMRDYPYGNLLAHVLGYIREISSEQLAKYRDRGYRLGDMFGQAGLENAFESELRGEPGAYQLEVDAYANPVRSLGIKNPVPGDNLVLTIDFETQKAAEEALARVIAQEQKMGNKECRAGAAVAINVRTGDILAMASYPAFNPGMFAGELSPQVAEQIINSPDRLFLNRAIQSAYPPGSTFKMVVAAAALESGKVHPDYTIYDPGYFVLGRRYTDWVSTGHGRVNLARAIQVSCDTYFWTVGRMVGNEAISDWAKRFGLGERTGLGLPGEAKGVVPTPAYKKELYQALLDRKYKPQFAALDEKYEALTAMAPDDKTKRELARQKERERARIQADYDRDAWELEWRPYDTLNMSIGQGYNLYTPLQLANYIATLANGGTRYKPYLVKQVVSPDGRVVREFKPEAVGRDGLSPGARQAILKGMRMVTQPGGTGYGLFRDFPVATAGKTGTAEVFGHQAHGLYVAFAPFEKPDIAVAVIVEHGRHGSSTAGLVARDMIAAYLRLPVKTETVVPVTE; from the coding sequence GTGGACAAGCGGAAGCATCTCCAGCGCAAGAGCAATGTCTTGATCGCCTTCATCGCCGTACTGTTTCTCGTTCTGCTGGGCCGCCTGGCCTACCTGCAGATCTACGAGACGGAGCACTACCGCACCCTGGCGCGGGAAAACAGCATGCGCCTGATCACCATTCCTGCCCCGCGGGGCGAGATTTTTGACCGCAACGGGAAAAAACTGGTCGGCAACCGCCCCCTGTACAGCGTGTCCCTGATCAATGTCGGTTTGAGCGACGAGGAACTAAATAGGGTAATTGACCGCCTGTCGGTCATCCTTGGCAAGGACCGTGTCGAGATCACCCGCCTGGTGGACGAGGGGGCCCTGCGGCGCTTCGAGCCCGTGCGGGTGGCCAAGGACGTTCCCCTGGATGTCGTGACCCGTATCGAGGAGGAACGCATGGAACTCAAGGGTGTCGTCATCGACACCACGCCGATGCGGGACTATCCCTACGGGAACCTCCTGGCGCACGTCCTCGGTTACATTCGGGAAATCTCCTCCGAACAGCTGGCCAAGTACCGTGACCGCGGCTACCGTCTTGGTGACATGTTCGGGCAGGCGGGGCTGGAAAACGCCTTTGAAAGCGAGTTGCGCGGGGAGCCGGGCGCTTACCAGCTTGAGGTCGACGCCTACGCGAACCCGGTGCGAAGCCTGGGCATCAAGAACCCGGTGCCGGGCGACAACCTGGTCCTGACCATCGACTTCGAGACCCAGAAGGCGGCCGAGGAGGCTCTGGCGCGTGTCATCGCCCAGGAACAGAAGATGGGTAACAAGGAATGCCGCGCCGGAGCGGCGGTGGCGATCAACGTGCGGACCGGGGATATACTGGCGATGGCGAGCTACCCGGCTTTCAACCCCGGCATGTTCGCCGGGGAGTTGTCGCCGCAGGTCGCCGAGCAGATCATCAATTCACCCGACCGCCTTTTCCTCAACCGTGCCATCCAGAGCGCCTATCCCCCGGGTTCGACCTTCAAGATGGTCGTGGCCGCGGCGGCCCTGGAAAGCGGAAAGGTTCACCCTGATTACACCATCTACGACCCGGGCTACTTCGTCCTGGGCCGCAGGTATACCGACTGGGTGAGCACCGGGCACGGGCGGGTCAACCTGGCCAGGGCGATCCAGGTTTCCTGCGACACCTACTTCTGGACGGTCGGCCGGATGGTCGGAAACGAGGCCATTTCCGACTGGGCCAAGCGTTTCGGCCTGGGCGAAAGAACCGGCCTGGGGCTCCCCGGCGAGGCGAAGGGCGTGGTCCCGACCCCCGCCTACAAGAAGGAACTCTACCAGGCCCTCCTGGACAGGAAGTACAAGCCGCAGTTCGCGGCTCTCGACGAAAAGTACGAAGCGCTGACCGCCATGGCGCCGGATGACAAAACGAAGCGGGAACTGGCCCGGCAGAAAGAGCGTGAGCGGGCGCGCATCCAGGCTGATTACGACCGCGACGCCTGGGAGTTGGAATGGCGTCCTTACGACACGCTGAACATGTCGATCGGTCAGGGCTACAACCTTTACACCCCTCTTCAACTGGCCAACTACATCGCCACCCTGGCGAACGGGGGCACGCGCTATAAGCCTTACCTGGTGAAGCAAGTGGTTTCCCCCGATGGCCGCGTGGTGCGCGAATTCAAGCCGGAGGCAGTCGGGCGCGACGGCCTTTCACCCGGCGCCCGCCAGGCCATTCTAAAGGGTATGCGGATGGTCACCCAGCCGGGCGGCACCGGCTACGGCCTCTTCAGGGATTTCCCCGTGGCGACGGCCGGGAAGACCGGGACGGCGGAAGTCTTCGGGCACCAGGCGCACGGCCTCTACGTCGCCTTCGCCCCGTTTGAGAAGCCCGATATCGCCGTTGCGGTCATTGTCGAGCACGGCCGCCACGGCAGCTCGACGGCGGGACTGGTGGCGCGGGACATGATCGCCGCCTACCTCCGCTTGCCGGTTAAGACGGAGACTGTCGTACCGGTGACGGAATAA
- the mreC gene encoding rod shape-determining protein MreC has product MRLAWLKKALAAGVLVACLVGSMYVTAPEETARIPLGGTFKDVVAPIQGWVTAAGNGMAKALRTVFSFGHAGEIEALKAKIDELEAEINRLHEVEQENARLRGLLAYRIEERDAAGRMLPARVIGRDPGNWFAMIRVNRGAADGVRRDMPVVLPAGLVGRAYVVGQHTTDVLLITDPRSGVGGLVQETRTPGVVKGVFQGTSALRMSYLSKDADIEKGQMVVTSGLGGLFPKGIPIGRIAAVEREPSGLTKTADLVPAVDFEHLEEVLVVIELPGVRG; this is encoded by the coding sequence GTGCGCCTTGCCTGGCTTAAGAAGGCCCTGGCCGCGGGAGTCCTGGTGGCCTGCCTGGTCGGAAGCATGTACGTCACCGCGCCGGAAGAAACGGCCCGTATCCCGCTCGGCGGGACATTTAAGGACGTCGTCGCTCCGATACAGGGCTGGGTGACCGCCGCCGGTAACGGGATGGCGAAGGCTCTGCGGACGGTCTTTTCTTTTGGCCACGCTGGCGAGATCGAGGCTCTCAAGGCCAAAATCGATGAACTGGAAGCCGAGATCAACCGCCTGCACGAGGTGGAACAGGAAAACGCCCGTCTGCGCGGGCTCCTGGCTTACCGGATCGAAGAAAGGGACGCCGCCGGCCGCATGCTACCGGCGCGCGTGATCGGCCGGGACCCGGGAAACTGGTTCGCCATGATCCGTGTTAACCGGGGGGCGGCGGACGGGGTGCGCCGCGATATGCCGGTGGTACTGCCGGCGGGGCTGGTCGGCCGCGCCTATGTCGTCGGCCAGCACACCACCGACGTTCTCCTGATCACCGACCCGCGCAGCGGCGTGGGGGGGCTGGTGCAGGAGACGCGGACGCCCGGAGTGGTTAAAGGCGTCTTCCAGGGGACGTCGGCCCTGCGGATGTCATACCTGAGCAAGGATGCCGATATTGAGAAGGGACAGATGGTGGTGACCTCGGGCCTGGGCGGGCTCTTCCCGAAGGGTATCCCCATCGGGCGCATTGCCGCCGTTGAGCGGGAGCCGTCCGGTCTGACGAAAACCGCGGACCTGGTGCCGGCGGTGGACTTTGAGCACCTGGAAGAAGTCCTTGTGGTCATCGAGCTGCCCGGAGTAAGGGGATAG
- the rodA gene encoding rod shape-determining protein RodA, whose product MLGSRRFIKNLDYTLLLVAAVLVALSLVAVSSATHAPGGPQNLHLVRMQAVWILLGSVALVTMLLFNYEDLARYHRLLYIVNLVFLTAVLIAGRESLGAQRWIQLGPFSFQPSEFAKLIIIITLANFLAHREGELKTLRDLLPVFAYVGVPILLIMKQPDLGTSLVFLAITWGMLFMAGANPRLLAGLGLGGVTAAVGWVWAHLSYGIWIPLKDYQINRLTIFLNPWVDPHRDGYNVIQSQIAIGSGGLWGKGLYQGTQSQYNFLPIQHTDFIFSVLAEELGLIGGILLLTLYFVLLYRGARIAAQARDTFGTLLAAGIVSMLVFHILVNIGMNAGIMPVTGIPLPLISYGGSAMIMNLAALGILLSIWVRRQKIVF is encoded by the coding sequence ATGCTGGGCAGCAGGCGGTTCATCAAGAACCTGGATTACACCCTTCTTCTGGTGGCGGCGGTCCTTGTCGCCCTCAGCCTGGTCGCCGTCTCCAGCGCCACCCACGCCCCCGGCGGCCCGCAGAACCTGCACCTCGTCAGAATGCAGGCGGTCTGGATCCTTCTCGGGAGCGTGGCGCTGGTCACCATGCTCCTCTTCAATTACGAGGACCTGGCGCGCTATCACCGTTTGCTCTACATCGTAAACCTGGTCTTCCTGACCGCCGTGCTCATCGCCGGGCGCGAGTCCCTGGGGGCACAGCGCTGGATCCAGCTGGGGCCCTTCTCCTTCCAGCCTTCCGAGTTCGCGAAACTGATCATCATTATCACCCTGGCCAACTTTTTGGCTCACCGCGAGGGGGAGTTAAAGACCCTGCGCGACTTGCTGCCCGTGTTTGCCTACGTCGGGGTTCCGATACTTTTGATTATGAAACAGCCCGACCTGGGGACGTCCCTGGTCTTCCTGGCCATCACCTGGGGGATGCTCTTTATGGCCGGGGCCAACCCCCGTCTGCTGGCCGGCCTCGGCCTGGGCGGGGTGACGGCCGCCGTCGGCTGGGTGTGGGCTCACCTGTCCTACGGTATCTGGATCCCCCTCAAAGACTACCAGATTAACCGGCTGACGATCTTCCTAAACCCCTGGGTGGACCCGCACCGGGACGGCTACAACGTCATCCAGTCCCAGATCGCCATCGGTTCGGGCGGCCTCTGGGGGAAGGGCCTCTACCAGGGCACCCAAAGCCAGTACAACTTCCTGCCGATCCAGCATACCGACTTCATTTTCTCGGTCCTGGCCGAGGAACTGGGCCTGATCGGCGGGATACTGCTCCTGACCCTGTATTTCGTCCTTCTTTACCGGGGCGCGCGCATCGCCGCCCAGGCGCGCGACACCTTTGGGACCCTCCTGGCGGCGGGCATCGTGTCCATGCTGGTCTTTCATATCCTGGTCAATATCGGGATGAACGCCGGGATTATGCCGGTGACCGGGATACCGCTGCCGCTCATCAGCTACGGGGGGAGCGCCATGATCATGAACCTGGCCGCCTTGGGTATCCTCCTCAGCATCTGGGTACGGCGGCAGAAGATCGTCTTTTGA
- the mreD gene encoding rod shape-determining protein MreD yields the protein MQTFLLLGLLGLALLLQSTALEFVRVAGMKPDLVMVLVVFHAILRGPREGAFLGLLGGLAEDVLSGFYLGMNGLSRAVAGYLVGLLSTRVYRESTVLVAGLTMLVSWGAEGLNYLLLLALGVSIPPEAALLNLIFPIGVYNGAVALLFYRGYQRLGLRGFFDRPGMN from the coding sequence TTGCAAACCTTCCTGCTGCTGGGGCTGCTGGGACTGGCCCTCTTGTTGCAGTCCACGGCTCTCGAGTTCGTACGCGTGGCCGGTATGAAGCCCGACCTGGTTATGGTCCTGGTCGTCTTCCACGCCATCCTGCGGGGCCCCCGGGAGGGGGCCTTTTTAGGTTTACTGGGCGGCCTGGCCGAGGACGTGCTGTCCGGTTTTTACCTCGGGATGAACGGTTTGAGCCGGGCCGTGGCCGGGTACCTGGTGGGCCTGCTTTCCACGCGGGTTTACCGGGAGAGCACGGTACTCGTGGCGGGGCTCACCATGCTTGTTTCCTGGGGGGCCGAGGGCCTTAACTACCTTCTGCTCCTTGCTTTGGGGGTCAGCATCCCCCCCGAGGCCGCTCTTTTGAACCTCATCTTCCCGATCGGGGTTTACAACGGGGCGGTGGCCCTGCTCTTTTACCGGGGTTACCAGCGCCTGGGCCTGCGCGGCTTCTTTGACCGCCCCGGCATGAATTAG
- the minE gene encoding cell division topological specificity factor MinE, whose product MVLEFIARLFGRDTVGSKSVAKERLRLVLVHDRANVSPQLLQLLKADMIKVISNYMEIDEEGLEVNLERDEKSVALVASIPVKKMKRVVGTTA is encoded by the coding sequence ATGGTGCTGGAGTTTATCGCCCGCCTCTTCGGCCGGGATACGGTGGGGAGCAAGAGTGTTGCCAAGGAAAGACTGCGGCTCGTCCTCGTTCACGACCGGGCCAACGTTTCGCCCCAGCTCCTGCAGTTGCTGAAGGCGGACATGATCAAGGTGATCTCCAACTACATGGAAATCGACGAAGAGGGGCTGGAGGTCAATCTGGAACGCGACGAGAAGTCGGTGGCCCTGGTGGCCAGTATTCCGGTGAAGAAGATGAAGCGCGTGGTGGGGACAACGGCTTAA